A section of the Alphaproteobacteria bacterium genome encodes:
- a CDS encoding DUF1638 domain-containing protein codes for MATKRDAKERDEAPPQTLLICCGALAREVVALVREQGWERRLRVECLPAKLHMDPESIPEQVRQKIRAERDNYDDILVFYGDCGTGGRLDDMLEEEGVERIEGAHCYEIYAGSSQFKEMMQNEPGSFFLSDFLARHFERLVWQGLALDRFPQLRDTYFGNYRKVVYLAQSEDSEMVDYARKAADMLGLEFEMRYTGIGGYRDFLEARIA; via the coding sequence ATGGCTACAAAAAGGGACGCCAAAGAAAGGGACGAAGCCCCCCCGCAAACGCTGCTCATCTGCTGCGGCGCCCTGGCCCGCGAGGTGGTGGCCCTGGTGCGCGAACAGGGCTGGGAGCGGCGCCTGCGTGTGGAATGCCTGCCGGCCAAGCTGCACATGGACCCGGAAAGCATCCCCGAACAGGTGCGCCAGAAGATCCGCGCGGAGCGCGACAACTACGACGACATACTGGTGTTCTACGGCGATTGCGGCACCGGCGGGCGGCTCGACGATATGCTGGAAGAGGAAGGCGTCGAACGCATCGAGGGCGCGCACTGTTACGAGATCTATGCCGGTTCCAGCCAGTTCAAGGAGATGATGCAGAACGAACCGGGCTCGTTCTTCCTTTCCGACTTCCTGGCCCGGCATTTCGAACGCCTGGTCTGGCAGGGCCTGGCGCTGGACCGCTTTCCGCAACTGCGCGACACCTACTTCGGCAACTACCGAAAAGTCGTCTACCTGGCCCAGAGCGAGGACAGCGAGATGGTCGACTACGCCCGCAAGGCGGCCGACATGCTGGGGCTGGAGTTCGAAATGCGCTACACCGGCATCGGCGGCTATCGGGACTTCCTCGAAGCCCGCATCGCCTGA
- a CDS encoding uroporphyrinogen decarboxylase family protein, which yields MTWSHRERLRAALHHEQGDRIPIDFGGAEFTSITLLAYERLKAHMGVDAETRVMSIIHSAAHPDESILEQFGVDTRNIQPGPYDGGHQEWIDPNHYIDMFGVHWKRTEKDMDQHFLHVDGPFYEGDLTIDRIDAFDWPDGKNPGLAAGVGERVQEIMAAGSYARVLYLPGGVIHRGYAMRGFENYLRDLYRRPEALTHLMDKLCDFWVDTAVSVLEAAGPENIDVVYFGEDLGTQEGCMFDPEGIYARYFKPRHRRMVETVKSRADIKICFHCCGSAYHFIDHLIDIGVDALNPVQVRAKNMEPKRLKAEFGDRLCFWGGIDTQRTLPFGTPEEVRQEVRHIIEVLGKGGGYVLNSVHNIQSEVPPENIVAMFDEGHKHSYAPAA from the coding sequence ATGACCTGGAGCCACCGGGAGCGCCTTCGCGCGGCGCTGCACCACGAGCAGGGCGACCGCATTCCCATCGATTTCGGCGGTGCCGAGTTCACCTCGATCACGCTGCTGGCCTATGAACGCCTGAAGGCGCACATGGGCGTGGACGCCGAAACCCGGGTCATGTCGATCATCCACTCGGCGGCCCATCCCGACGAGAGCATCCTCGAGCAATTCGGCGTTGACACGCGCAACATCCAGCCCGGGCCCTATGATGGCGGCCACCAGGAGTGGATCGACCCCAACCACTACATCGACATGTTCGGCGTCCATTGGAAGCGCACCGAAAAGGACATGGACCAGCATTTCCTGCATGTCGACGGGCCCTTCTACGAGGGCGATCTGACCATCGACCGCATCGACGCCTTCGACTGGCCCGACGGCAAGAATCCGGGCCTGGCGGCCGGCGTCGGCGAACGGGTGCAGGAAATCATGGCGGCCGGCTCCTATGCTCGCGTGCTTTATCTGCCCGGTGGCGTGATACACCGCGGCTATGCCATGCGCGGCTTCGAGAATTACCTGCGCGATCTCTACCGGCGGCCCGAGGCGCTGACCCATCTGATGGACAAGCTTTGCGATTTCTGGGTCGACACCGCCGTCAGCGTGCTCGAGGCGGCCGGGCCCGAGAACATCGACGTGGTCTATTTCGGCGAGGACCTGGGCACCCAGGAAGGCTGCATGTTCGACCCCGAGGGCATCTACGCCCGCTACTTCAAGCCGCGCCACCGGCGCATGGTCGAAACCGTCAAGTCGCGGGCCGACATCAAGATCTGCTTTCATTGCTGTGGCTCGGCCTACCACTTCATCGACCACCTGATCGACATCGGCGTCGATGCCCTCAACCCGGTCCAGGTGCGGGCCAAGAACATGGAACCGAAACGCCTGAAGGCCGAGTTCGGCGACCGGCTCTGCTTCTGGGGCGGCATCGACACCCAGCGCACGCTGCCCTTCGGAACCCCCGAGGAGGTGCGCCAGGAAGTGCGCCACATCATCGAGGTGCTGGGCAAGGGCGGCGGCTACGTCCTCAACAGCGTGCACAACATCCAGTCCGAAGTGCCGCCCGAGAACATCGTCGCCATGTTCGACGAGGGCCACAAACACAGCTACGCCCCGGCCGCCTGA
- a CDS encoding methylenetetrahydrofolate reductase C-terminal domain-containing protein — MRSARRWATRKARLLEGLFDLVDPLARALHPLWRLVGYGRLERPAAALEALFKKPLFDCRMCGRCQLGASGMTCPMNCPKSMRNGPCGGVRADGGCEIDAAMPCIWVEAWQGSQRMRANARITALQPAADHSLGGTSSWLRHIREGRAAAAEKAP, encoded by the coding sequence ATGCGAAGCGCGCGACGTTGGGCGACGCGCAAGGCGCGATTGCTGGAGGGGCTGTTCGACCTGGTCGATCCCCTGGCCCGGGCGCTCCACCCGCTGTGGCGGCTAGTCGGCTATGGCCGCCTGGAACGCCCGGCGGCGGCGCTCGAGGCGCTCTTCAAGAAACCGCTGTTCGATTGCCGCATGTGCGGCCGCTGCCAGCTCGGCGCCAGCGGCATGACGTGTCCCATGAATTGCCCCAAGAGCATGCGCAACGGCCCTTGCGGCGGCGTGCGGGCGGACGGCGGCTGCGAGATCGATGCCGCCATGCCCTGCATCTGGGTCGAGGCCTGGCAGGGCAGCCAGCGCATGCGGGCGAACGCGCGCATCACGGCGTTGCAGCCGGCTGCCGATCATTCCCTGGGCGGCACCTCGTCCTGGCTGCGCCACATCCGCGAGGGCCGCGCGGCGGCCGCGGAGAAAGCGCCATGA
- a CDS encoding methylenetetrahydrofolate reductase — protein sequence MGANYPILPGHSSGGRLERVLRSGRFAVTAELNPPDSANPEDTYERALVLSRVCDAINATDASGANCHMSSVGICALLTRAGYSVVMQISCRDRNRIAIQGDVLGAAAMGVSNILCLTGDGVEAGDQPGAKAVFDLDAISLLETIRGMRDDSRFLSGRTITSPPRVLLGAAANPFAPPFDFRPLRLAKKVAAGAQFVQTQYCYDVARLKDYMVAVRDLGLVERCYVLVGVGPLASARAARWIGANVPGVHIPESTIARLEGAADQKDEGKRICVELIQEIREIPGIAGVHVMAYRQEHLVSDIILESGVLEKRLPGHTEDNQAEELS from the coding sequence ATGGGGGCTAACTACCCCATCCTGCCCGGCCACTCCTCGGGCGGCCGGCTCGAACGCGTGCTGCGCTCGGGCCGCTTTGCCGTCACGGCCGAGCTCAATCCTCCCGATTCGGCCAACCCCGAGGACACCTATGAGCGGGCGCTCGTGCTGTCGCGGGTCTGCGACGCCATCAACGCCACCGATGCCTCGGGCGCCAACTGCCACATGTCGAGCGTCGGTATCTGTGCGCTGCTCACCCGCGCCGGCTACTCGGTGGTGATGCAGATCTCGTGTCGCGACCGCAACCGCATTGCCATCCAGGGCGACGTGCTGGGCGCCGCCGCCATGGGGGTGAGCAACATCCTCTGCCTGACCGGCGACGGCGTCGAGGCCGGCGACCAGCCCGGCGCCAAGGCGGTCTTCGACCTCGACGCCATTTCGCTGCTGGAGACCATCCGCGGCATGCGTGACGACAGCCGGTTCCTTTCCGGCCGCACGATCACCAGTCCGCCCAGGGTGCTGCTCGGTGCCGCCGCCAATCCCTTCGCACCGCCCTTCGATTTCCGGCCGCTGCGGCTGGCCAAGAAGGTGGCGGCCGGCGCCCAGTTCGTGCAGACGCAATACTGCTATGACGTGGCACGCTTGAAGGACTATATGGTGGCGGTGCGCGACCTCGGGCTGGTGGAACGCTGCTATGTCCTGGTCGGCGTCGGGCCGCTGGCTTCGGCCCGGGCGGCGCGCTGGATCGGCGCCAACGTGCCCGGCGTGCACATTCCCGAGAGCACCATCGCCCGCCTGGAGGGGGCGGCCGACCAGAAGGACGAAGGCAAGCGCATCTGCGTCGAACTAATCCAGGAGATCCGCGAGATACCCGGCATCGCCGGGGTTCACGTCATGGCCTACCGCCAGGAGCACCTGGTTTCCGATATTATTCTCGAATCCGGCGTGCTGGAAAAGCGCCTGCCGGGCCACACGGAAGACAACCAAGCCGAGGAGTTAAGTTGA